Proteins found in one Sporosarcina sp. FSL K6-3457 genomic segment:
- the yabP gene encoding sporulation protein YabP, with protein MQFQTDSPTYTIPSGEHVVTMRNRKRMDITSVKSIDRFDQEEFLIRTSQGLLQIRGEELRIVHLDVDKGLLTLEGTVANIQYDEEETGSRNFLHKLFG; from the coding sequence ATGCAATTCCAAACGGACAGTCCTACGTACACAATCCCATCAGGTGAACATGTCGTAACAATGCGCAACAGAAAAAGGATGGATATTACATCGGTAAAATCAATCGACCGCTTTGATCAGGAGGAATTTCTGATTCGGACATCACAAGGATTGCTGCAAATACGCGGAGAGGAGCTACGCATCGTCCATCTCGATGTCGATAAAGGACTTCTCACATTGGAGGGAACGGTTGCCAATATCCAATACGATGAAGAAGAAACAGGTTCGCGGAACTTCCTCCATAAATTGTTTGGATGA
- the yabQ gene encoding spore cortex biosynthesis protein YabQ, translated as MSLSVQFLSLLAMIGTGIVAGAFMDMIGTATGHAGKKSFIRKHAVWFEGIGWVIAGCGTFFILFLVRDGAWRMYDPFAQISGLLLYASFFYKPFRLLGRIILLVFIKPLWFIARLVISIIRQIFRILIKAVVFLFTPFVKLFRIISGNFFNKREK; from the coding sequence ATGAGTCTATCCGTTCAGTTTCTTAGCCTGCTTGCAATGATTGGGACAGGTATTGTTGCTGGAGCATTCATGGATATGATTGGGACGGCGACTGGGCATGCTGGAAAGAAGTCATTCATCAGAAAGCATGCGGTTTGGTTTGAGGGGATCGGGTGGGTTATTGCTGGATGTGGAACATTTTTCATCTTGTTCCTTGTTCGGGATGGAGCGTGGCGGATGTATGACCCATTTGCCCAGATTAGTGGACTGCTACTGTATGCTAGTTTTTTTTATAAGCCATTCCGTTTACTTGGCAGAATCATTTTGCTGGTCTTCATTAAACCGTTATGGTTTATTGCTCGGCTCGTCATCTCGATTATTCGGCAAATCTTTCGTATCCTTATCAAGGCTGTTGTATTCCTTTTCACACCATTTGTTAAACTATTCCGTATCATTTCTGGAAACTTCTTTAATAAGAGAGAGAAATGA
- a CDS encoding FtsB family cell division protein, with protein sequence MRDLEQKQQRKSPATVATIQTEYVRSQQKKANRKNARKVKLYRRLTVFAVIVAITFGGLTQMLIKQKQVLAAKEQQQVEMLSQLEVVQEEQEMLKRQLAKLDDDDYIAKLARKEYFLSENNEIIFSVPENKKKIDKKDDGKE encoded by the coding sequence GTGCGGGACTTGGAACAAAAGCAGCAGAGAAAGTCGCCGGCAACGGTTGCAACAATTCAAACTGAATATGTCCGTTCCCAGCAAAAGAAGGCAAACCGCAAGAATGCACGGAAGGTGAAGTTGTATCGGAGACTGACAGTGTTTGCGGTGATTGTAGCCATTACCTTTGGCGGTTTAACACAGATGTTGATCAAACAGAAGCAAGTGTTGGCGGCGAAGGAACAGCAGCAAGTGGAAATGCTATCTCAGCTTGAGGTCGTGCAGGAGGAGCAAGAGATGTTGAAAAGACAGCTTGCCAAATTGGATGACGACGACTATATCGCAAAACTTGCGCGGAAAGAATATTTTTTGTCTGAAAACAACGAAATTATTTTCTCGGTCCCGGAAAATAAGAAGAAAATCGATAAAAAAGACGACGGAAAAGAGTAG
- a CDS encoding RNA-binding S4 domain-containing protein, whose translation MRLDKFLKVSRLIKRRTLAKQVADQGRITINDKVAKASSVVKESDELAIRFGQKIVTVKINLLKESTKKEDAASMYTILKEEKLEKVELEFVDDED comes from the coding sequence ATGAGACTCGATAAATTCTTAAAAGTATCCCGTTTGATCAAACGACGGACACTCGCAAAACAAGTAGCCGACCAAGGCCGTATTACGATTAATGACAAAGTGGCAAAAGCCTCCTCTGTCGTCAAAGAAAGCGATGAATTGGCGATCCGTTTCGGTCAAAAGATTGTCACGGTGAAGATCAATTTATTGAAAGAATCAACGAAAAAAGAAGACGCAGCTTCGATGTATACGATTTTAAAAGAAGAGAAGTTGGAAAAAGTGGAGTTGGAATTTGTGGATGATGAAGATTGA
- a CDS encoding SpoIIE family protein phosphatase — MKLIDSVTRPVGQPIRMYVGMIGKQKIHILVATLFLLGSFFLSQAVLFGTAVPFFLPVWALARARFRKYLVWVFVGGMLGSVFLGIGQAVIHLLLIALFNAVVRFPFVRKSVPLTVAGCLIVVQVLWQFVMYAGSPPVNVQLSIGFEAILALIMTFFLFIAFPPVDRIFFGKWTPERLAAACLVGAMATTGMSGIMLGHVSVAGTLIHLTILLAALVGGLPFSTTIAMIIAAIIGIAELSFTGMMAVYGMTGFFAGVLSRFGKVGIVVGGGSVSLFFLLYDLTLPLDSSHFVTIGIATVLFLVIPSSKLEPIRTVFYPDNQESTEKRQKWLAERLDEQLSDFQQFSEFMSTLVGGRGSSRGNQEEPIPQAIPKTCASCFRYSKCWEAQDDDMARLLFEWESTYSMTKKASRHRVEDKIKYKCIRFNGLVTELEEQATTRLLTGQLQHGRKMLALQLRDMSTHLDKIMNEVKEDLSVYKPAEDEIAKRLQEKAIEYFQIDILSDERGARRIVCCIPEKRSDFETDTTVAERLILPVLEEMYEEPFQVAKSVVQQQPFPHIQLTFGSAVRFSLDYGIVATAGSESFQAGDAYEVFPIHDGLTAVLLSDGMGQDLNAYRESRKVIRLMRECLDRKMDPETAMHTLHYMMSLNGLDDMYATLDLALIDLQDGRLWSWKAGSMSTYIKRGEDFLRLDSESVPVGFLPSLSVEAKNEQLKAGDIILMMTDGMFNGEIALETQEKVLYGALDKYGEDDCDKIADRIVSEMERKFGAVADDRTVLVMKIDHVLPEWSSFTPYSRIIS; from the coding sequence ATGAAACTGATAGACAGCGTGACACGTCCAGTTGGTCAGCCAATTCGTATGTATGTTGGGATGATCGGTAAGCAAAAGATACACATACTCGTTGCAACCCTATTTTTGTTGGGCTCCTTTTTCTTGTCGCAAGCTGTGTTATTCGGTACGGCTGTCCCATTTTTCTTGCCGGTTTGGGCGCTAGCACGTGCACGCTTTAGAAAATATCTCGTGTGGGTGTTCGTTGGAGGGATGTTAGGCAGTGTGTTTCTAGGAATTGGACAAGCTGTTATCCACCTACTACTCATTGCTTTATTCAATGCGGTTGTTAGGTTTCCGTTCGTCCGAAAATCGGTGCCGTTGACAGTGGCTGGTTGTCTCATCGTTGTACAAGTGTTGTGGCAGTTTGTCATGTATGCGGGATCACCGCCTGTGAATGTGCAATTATCTATCGGCTTTGAAGCGATACTTGCATTGATCATGACATTTTTTCTGTTTATTGCATTTCCACCTGTAGACCGGATTTTTTTTGGCAAATGGACACCTGAACGACTAGCTGCTGCTTGTTTGGTTGGAGCGATGGCGACAACAGGAATGAGTGGCATCATGCTGGGGCATGTATCGGTTGCTGGAACACTCATTCATCTCACCATCTTGCTGGCAGCATTAGTCGGCGGATTGCCATTTTCAACAACGATTGCGATGATTATCGCTGCGATTATAGGAATAGCAGAGTTATCGTTCACTGGCATGATGGCTGTATATGGGATGACGGGCTTTTTTGCTGGTGTACTAAGCCGCTTTGGAAAAGTAGGAATTGTAGTCGGCGGGGGCTCTGTCTCACTATTTTTCCTTCTTTATGATTTAACATTACCATTGGATAGCTCGCATTTTGTGACAATCGGCATTGCGACTGTTCTTTTCTTAGTAATCCCATCTAGTAAGCTTGAGCCGATTCGCACTGTTTTTTATCCAGATAATCAGGAGTCTACAGAAAAACGTCAAAAATGGTTGGCGGAGCGTTTGGATGAGCAATTATCCGATTTTCAACAGTTCTCCGAATTCATGTCGACACTTGTTGGTGGACGGGGTTCTTCCCGTGGAAATCAAGAAGAACCTATTCCGCAAGCGATTCCGAAGACTTGTGCCTCTTGTTTCCGTTATTCAAAATGTTGGGAAGCGCAGGATGATGATATGGCTAGGCTTCTTTTTGAATGGGAATCCACTTACTCCATGACAAAAAAAGCTTCGCGCCACCGTGTTGAGGACAAGATTAAATACAAGTGTATCCGGTTCAACGGGCTTGTGACAGAGCTTGAGGAGCAAGCGACGACTCGTTTATTAACAGGGCAGCTTCAGCATGGACGGAAAATGCTCGCTCTTCAGCTAAGAGATATGAGTACGCATCTAGATAAAATTATGAATGAAGTAAAAGAGGATTTGTCTGTTTACAAGCCTGCTGAAGATGAGATTGCCAAACGACTTCAAGAGAAAGCTATTGAGTATTTTCAAATTGATATTTTATCGGATGAACGGGGGGCGCGCCGAATTGTCTGTTGCATTCCAGAGAAAAGGTCTGATTTTGAAACGGATACGACTGTGGCAGAACGGCTCATTCTCCCAGTTCTCGAAGAGATGTATGAGGAGCCGTTTCAAGTCGCGAAATCGGTCGTGCAACAGCAGCCATTCCCACATATTCAGCTGACATTCGGTTCGGCAGTCCGTTTTTCACTCGATTATGGGATTGTTGCAACGGCAGGAAGTGAGTCGTTCCAAGCAGGAGATGCCTATGAAGTATTTCCTATTCATGATGGGCTCACGGCGGTATTGCTGTCGGATGGAATGGGGCAAGACTTGAATGCGTATCGTGAGAGTCGCAAGGTAATTCGTCTGATGCGGGAGTGCTTGGATCGTAAAATGGATCCGGAAACAGCGATGCATACGCTTCACTATATGATGTCGTTGAACGGGCTTGATGATATGTACGCAACGCTTGACTTGGCTTTGATTGATTTGCAGGATGGTCGGCTATGGTCGTGGAAAGCAGGTTCAATGAGTACGTATATTAAGCGAGGGGAGGACTTTTTAAGATTGGATAGCGAGTCTGTGCCTGTTGGGTTTCTGCCTTCCCTTTCTGTTGAGGCCAAAAATGAGCAGCTGAAAGCAGGAGATATTATTTTGATGATGACAGATGGCATGTTTAATGGTGAGATTGCGCTCGAGACACAAGAGAAAGTTTTATATGGCGCGCTAGATAAATACGGGGAAGACGACTGCGACAAAATTGCAGATCGTATTGTGAGTGAAATGGAGCGCAAGTTTGGCGCGGTGGCGGATGATCGAACGGTGTTGGTTATGAAAATCGACCACGTTCTTCCAGAGTGGTCTAGCTTCACACCTTATTCGCGAATTATTTCATAG
- a CDS encoding S1 domain-containing RNA-binding protein encodes MSIEVGSKLQGKITGITNFGAFVELPTGATGLVHISEVADNYVKDINEHLKVGDMVEVKVMNVGTDGKIGLSIRKAKPESEQRPERPQRPQRPRQGGRPSPVDRPENFETKMAKFMKDSEERLSTLKRATESKRGGRGARRG; translated from the coding sequence ATGTCAATTGAAGTAGGCAGCAAGTTACAGGGTAAAATAACAGGGATCACAAACTTCGGAGCATTTGTTGAGCTACCGACGGGTGCGACAGGTCTTGTCCACATTAGTGAAGTGGCAGACAACTATGTCAAAGACATTAACGAACATTTAAAAGTAGGCGACATGGTTGAAGTGAAAGTGATGAATGTCGGAACAGACGGCAAAATTGGCTTGTCGATTCGTAAAGCGAAGCCTGAGTCTGAGCAACGTCCGGAACGTCCACAGCGCCCTCAACGTCCTCGCCAAGGTGGTCGTCCTAGCCCAGTGGATCGCCCAGAGAATTTTGAAACAAAAATGGCGAAGTTCATGAAAGATAGTGAAGAACGTCTCTCGACTTTGAAGAGAGCGACAGAATCGAAACGCGGTGGCCGCGGCGCAAGAAGAGGATAA
- a CDS encoding protein rep, with protein sequence MDRQTLESKLFKVWFCKSPLCPMCNWRKSMKHKPTCQWLFLTLSVKNVYDGEELDQSLRVMNLTKCKYVRFIRTAKPLIQKGLGCFC encoded by the coding sequence ATGGACAGGCAGACTTTAGAAAGTAAATTGTTTAAAGTGTGGTTCTGTAAGTCGCCGTTATGTCCAATGTGTAATTGGAGGAAGTCGATGAAACACAAACCGACATGTCAATGGCTGTTCCTTACTCTTTCGGTGAAAAACGTGTATGACGGTGAAGAGTTAGATCAAAGTTTAAGAGTTATGAATCTAACAAAATGCAAATATGTTAGATTCATAAGAACAGCTAAACCTTTGATACAAAAGGGTTTAGGCTGTTTTTGTTAG